From Flavobacteriales bacterium:
CAGATGGCGCCATGCATCACCTGGCAAGCCGGGATGTCTTCCCTTATTCGTAATGGATGGTTGTAAATTTGTTTGCATCCACTCCTGATTTGGTTTCGCAGATCCGATGCCACCCTTTTGATAGGGGTGGTAAAGATCAGGATGTCACCGATTTTTTGATATGCTTCCATGCTTCGGACATCTCGGAAGAAAAATTATTCCAGCCGGAAGATGCGGCGTCTTCCGCTTTTTCAAGCTTGGAATTGAATTCCTGAAGGGATCGTGAAAGCTCCTTTTTCTTGTTCTGCCACACATCCGAGGCTTCCTGTTTACCAAGCTGAAGTTGCAGCTTGAACAGATCAAAGCGTGTGTGGAACTGGTCCAGTTGCTCATCGATGTCCTCCGCTGTGTCTTTTAAATTGCCACGGGTGTTTTTGTAAAGCGTTTCTGCCTGAGCTCTTACTTCGCCCATCTGATGCATGATCTTTTGTTGCTCTGCTTTGAAACGATCTTCAGTATCTGCTTTTTTTTCGGCAGCCTGCTCGCGAAGCGTTTCTAACTTTTGTTTCAGTTTTTTTAGCTCATCTCCACCGGTATCCTGTAAATCGTCCAGGCGTTCCCTGGTTTGATCGACCCATTGATGAAGGGTCTTTTTCTGATCTTCAAATTCATCCCTCGCTTCGCCGGATTTCAGTTCCAGTTGCGATTTCATTTGCCGCGCTGTTTTCTTCCATTCGTCCAGCTTTTGTTTGGCGGTTTCCTTTATCGTTGATTCTTTGGTATCCATGGTGATTTGGTTTTATTTATTGGTTTATAACTGAAGGTTGATAGGCTACGCCGTTTCATACACACGCTCTTGCTTGAGCCAGGAGGAATACATCCAGTGTTTCTTTTCCATGCGGCGGATGAATTTGGTAACCATGTCCACCGTACCAGTGTCGCCGATCCGGTTAGCGGACCCGATGACATCCATCATATATGAGATCAGTTTCTCAAAATCGTAAAGTACTTCCTGCATCATTTCCCTTGAGGTGAGGGCGCTCGATGTTTCCTCGATGCCGGCAGTTTCCAGATATTCTCTTAGAGTGCTTTGCGGTTTTTTACCGAATACCCGGATGCGTTCTGCAACAGCATCGATGTTGAGCTTCACTTCGTTGTACTGCTCCTCGAACTTCTGATGCAGGTCAAAGAAATCGGGACCTTCCACATTCCAATGGAAGTTTCTGAGTTTCTGATAGTGTATGTGGTAATTGGCCAGAAGAATGTTGAGGTTTTCAACGATCTCTTTTGTTTCCAAATGGGAAAACCCGAGTTTGGCGTAGGTCTTCATTGGTTTATCTTTGGTTTTCATGGGTGTTGATTGTGTTTGATTAGGGTGTGTTAATTTTTGTTGGTGCTTTTCTGTATCGATTGTTTTTGAAGAAGGCTGTATTTTTTATTAGTTTCCCTGAGCTCATGCCTGAGCCGGATAATTTTTGGTAGCAGGGCAAGGATGGCAACCAGAATGCCCGATGTAAATGTCAGCGCGATCATCATGGCCAGAGAGCCTTGTGACTCCCAAAAAAGAATTTTCAGCGGTATGTCAGCTGAATTTTGCAAGGTAAAGGACACGACAAAAAGAAATATGATCGTGGCTGCTATCAGGGTGATCGTGTTTTTCATAAATCATCCCTCGTCATCGGTTTCTTCTTTCCTCGCTGCACATTTACAAAGGTTCTTAAAAGGAATGCAATCTCATTTGATATAGATCAATTGGGGTTGTTGATTCCGCTCATGGTGCCTGTTTTTAGGTGAATTTGTTTTCATTATATTTTGAAAATACAATAATGTTGCTACATTTGTACTATGGATTATAAACAAGCACGGGAGGAGTTTATACAGGCATGGGGTAGCCTTGGCTCAAGCTGGGGAATCAATCACACCATGGCCCAGATTCATGCGTTGCTCATGATCTCACCCGATGCTATGACCACCGATGAGGTGATGGAGCAATTGGGTATTTCAAGAGGGAATGCGAACATGAACCTGCGGGCACTCATCGGATGGGGCATCGTACGAAAGGAAAGCCGTCCCGGAGACCGCAAGGAGTACTTCTCGGCTGAAAAGGATGTTTGGGTGCTGGCAACGCAAGTGGCGCAGGAGAGGAAGAAGAGGGAACTGGACCCTGTGTTGCGTATGCTTAACCAGGTGAAGGCCATTCCGGAGAACAAGAAGTCAAAAGAGATCACAACCTTTAAGAAGGTAACTGCAGACCTTTCCGATTTTGCCGGAAAGATGGATATGACGCTGGGTACGTTCGTTAAGGCAGAGCAGAACTGGTTCTTCGGAAAGCTGCTTAAAATGTTCAAGTGATTTTTTTTGCACATAAGTTTCAATTAAAGTTGAAAATAATGAAAGGTATAATGGTGGTTGATCAGGTGGATAACCGCGAATTGGCTTATAAGCAGCCCATGCAGTTGTCTACACGACAGAAAATTCTGAAGTATTATGAGGAGGCAGGTCCCGACTACCAAACATGGAGTCCGTCGTACAATATGCATTTCGGATACTTTCACTGGGGTATGAATCCCTTTTCCCGGGAGAAAATGCTGGACCGGATGAACCTTGAAATCTTCAGATCAATGGATATTTCAAAGGATCAATCTGCTTTGATAGGGGACATGGGCTGCGGCCTGGGAGCCACCGCCCGATACATCGCAAAGCATTTTCCTGCCATGTCATTGAAAGGGATTACCCTCGTGCCATGGCAGGTGGATCAGGGAACACGCCTTGCCAGGGAGTCTGGCCTGGATGGCCGGGTGAAGATTGTGGAGGGGGACTATACCTCCACGCCGTTTGAAGATAATTCGTTGGATGGCGTGTATGCTGTGGAGAGTGGTTGCTATGCCGGGGGAGCATCAAAGGAAGACCTGATCCGGGAAATGGCCCGGGTGTTGAAGCCCGGAAAGAAAATGGTCATGGCTGATGGGTTTGTTAAAACCGAAAAGATGACAGGCTGGACGGCATCCATATACCAAAAGCTTTGCAGTTGCTGGGCACTGAAGGAGCTTGGTCATATTGACAAGGTGCGGGA
This genomic window contains:
- a CDS encoding LapA family protein, producing MKNTITLIAATIIFLFVVSFTLQNSADIPLKILFWESQGSLAMMIALTFTSGILVAILALLPKIIRLRHELRETNKKYSLLQKQSIQKSTNKN
- a CDS encoding DNA starvation/stationary phase protection protein; protein product: MKTKDKPMKTYAKLGFSHLETKEIVENLNILLANYHIHYQKLRNFHWNVEGPDFFDLHQKFEEQYNEVKLNIDAVAERIRVFGKKPQSTLREYLETAGIEETSSALTSREMMQEVLYDFEKLISYMMDVIGSANRIGDTGTVDMVTKFIRRMEKKHWMYSSWLKQERVYETA
- a CDS encoding methyltransferase domain-containing protein — translated: MKGIMVVDQVDNRELAYKQPMQLSTRQKILKYYEEAGPDYQTWSPSYNMHFGYFHWGMNPFSREKMLDRMNLEIFRSMDISKDQSALIGDMGCGLGATARYIAKHFPAMSLKGITLVPWQVDQGTRLARESGLDGRVKIVEGDYTSTPFEDNSLDGVYAVESGCYAGGASKEDLIREMARVLKPGKKMVMADGFVKTEKMTGWTASIYQKLCSCWALKELGHIDKVREALLRHGFTDIRIRDASWRVAPSVAHVPFTVLWFLVKRMFSSNGIMTKERWNNLMAPMLTMFLGLSRRNFSYYIISARKM
- a CDS encoding transcriptional regulator, whose translation is MDYKQAREEFIQAWGSLGSSWGINHTMAQIHALLMISPDAMTTDEVMEQLGISRGNANMNLRALIGWGIVRKESRPGDRKEYFSAEKDVWVLATQVAQERKKRELDPVLRMLNQVKAIPENKKSKEITTFKKVTADLSDFAGKMDMTLGTFVKAEQNWFFGKLLKMFK